A genomic stretch from Microtus pennsylvanicus isolate mMicPen1 chromosome 11, mMicPen1.hap1, whole genome shotgun sequence includes:
- the LOC142859477 gene encoding olfactory receptor 2V2, giving the protein MWLNQSFTDDFILLGIFSHSPTDLLLFSVVMLVFTVALCGNVLLILLIYIDSRLHTPMYFFLSQLSLMDLMLVCTNVPKMAANFLSGRKSISFVGCIIQIGLFVSLVGSEGLLLGLMAYDRYVAISHPLHYPVLMNQKVCLQIVGSSWAFGVVDGLVQMVVVMTFPYCNLREVDHFFCEMLSLLKLACADTSLFEKVGFACCIFMLLFPFSIIVASYARILGTVLRMASVQSRRKALATCSSHLTAVSFFYGAAMFIYLRPRRYRTPSQDKEVSIFYTVLTPMLNPLIYSLRNRDVLGALQKGLDHCRTGSQH; this is encoded by the coding sequence ATGTGGCTGAACCAGTCATTCACAGATGACTTTATCCTCTTGGGCATCTTCTCCCACAGTCCAACTgatcttcttcttttctctgtggTCATGCTGGTCTTCACAGTGGCGCTCTGTGGGAAcgttctcctcatcctcctcatcTATATTGACTCCCGACTTCAtactcccatgtacttcttcctcagtcAGCTCTCCCTCATGGACCTCATGTTGGTCTGCACCAATGTACCAAAGATGGCAGCCAACTTCCTGTCTGGTAGGAAGTCCATCTCCTTTGTGGGTTGTATCATACAAATTGGACTTTTTGTCTCTCTTGTGGGGTCTGAAGGGCTCCTGTTGGGACTCATggcttatgaccgctatgtggccattaGCCACCCACTTCACTACCCTGTCCTCATGAATCAGAAGGTCTGTCTTCAGATTGTTGGGAGCTCTTGGGCCTTTGGTGTAGTAGATGGCCTGGTGcagatggtggtggtaatgaccTTCCCCTATTGCAACTTGAGGGAGGTGGACCACTTCTTCTGTGAGATGCTTTCCTTGTTGAAGCTGGCCTGTGCGGACACGTCCCTATTTGAGAAGGTAGGATTTGCTTGCTGCATCTTCATgctgctctttcctttctccatcatTGTAGCCTCCTATGCTCGCATCCTAGGAACCGTGCTCCGTATGGCGTCGGTTCAGTCCCGAAGAAAGGCTCTAGCCACCTGTTCCTCCCATCTGACAGCTGTCTCCTTCTTCTACGGGGCAGCCATGTTCATCTACCTAAGGCCGAGGCGTTACCGGACCCCAAGCCAGGACAAGGAGGTTTCTATCTTCTATACAGTCCTTACGCCTATGCTCAACCCCCTCATTTACAGCTTGAGGAATCGGGATGTGTTGGGAGCACTGCAGAAAGGGCTGGACCACTGCAGGACTGGCAGCCAGCACTGA